Below is a genomic region from Isosphaeraceae bacterium EP7.
GGCGGCCTCGACCGGATCGCCGCAACGCCAAGGCCTGTCCCCGCGGATCCCCGTCCATGACCCAGCCGATCGATTATAAGGCGGCCGGCGTCGACCTCGACGCCTACGAGCAGACGATGGCCGCCCTGCCCCCCCTGATGCGCCGGACCTATGGCCCGCGCGTCATGGAGTGGAAGGACGGCTTCGCCGGCCTCTTCCGCCTGGACGATAATATCCGCCTGCTGAGCCGGACCTATCGAGACCCCGTGCTCGTGGCGTCGACCGATGGCGTGGGCACCAAGCTCAAGCTGGCGTTTGCCACCGGCCGGCACGAGACGGTGGGCATCGACCTGGTCGCCATGTCGGTGAACGACTGCCTCTGCGCCGGGGCTGAGCCCCTGCTCTTCCTCGACTACGTGGCGATGAGCAAGGACGACCCCAAGCTGACGACTGCGATCGTCAAGGGGATCAGCGACGGCTGCATCGAGGCCGAATGTGCCCTGCTGGGGGGCGAGACGGCCATCCTGCCCGACTTCTACAAGCCCGGCGAATATGACCTGGCCGGCTTCTGCCTCGGCGTCGTCGAGCGCAAGCAGGTGCTCGACGGCCGCGACGTGCGGCCCGGCGACAAAGTCATCGGCCTGGCCTCCAGCGGCCTGCATTCCAACGGATACAGCCTGGCGAGGAAGATCGCCATGGACCACGCCGGCCTGGGCCCCGACTCGTTCGTGCCCGAGTTAGGCAAGACGGTGGCCGACGAGTTCCTCACCCCGACGCGCATCTACACCCGCGCCCTGAAGACCATCAGCCGGCACTACCGGGTCAAGCGCATCGTCCACGGGATCGCGCATATCACCGGCGGCGGCCTGATCGAGAACCCCCCGCGCATCTTGCCCGAGGGGATGTCCCTGAAGCTGACCCGCACCTGGGACGTTCCGCCGGTCTTCCCCTGGCTTCAGACGCTGGGGAACGTACCTGACGAGGAGATGTTCCGGGTCTTCAACATGGGCATCGGCCTGACCCTGATCGTGGCCGAGTATTACGCCGAAGCCATCGCCAGGCACCTCCGCGAAGAGGCGAAGGTGCCCGCCTGGGTCATCGGCGACGTGGTCGAAGGGGACCGGACGGTCGCCTGGGCCTGAGCACGACGCCAAGCGGCATGGCGCCGGGGATTATTCCCCGGCGC
It encodes:
- the purM gene encoding phosphoribosylformylglycinamidine cyclo-ligase: MTQPIDYKAAGVDLDAYEQTMAALPPLMRRTYGPRVMEWKDGFAGLFRLDDNIRLLSRTYRDPVLVASTDGVGTKLKLAFATGRHETVGIDLVAMSVNDCLCAGAEPLLFLDYVAMSKDDPKLTTAIVKGISDGCIEAECALLGGETAILPDFYKPGEYDLAGFCLGVVERKQVLDGRDVRPGDKVIGLASSGLHSNGYSLARKIAMDHAGLGPDSFVPELGKTVADEFLTPTRIYTRALKTISRHYRVKRIVHGIAHITGGGLIENPPRILPEGMSLKLTRTWDVPPVFPWLQTLGNVPDEEMFRVFNMGIGLTLIVAEYYAEAIARHLREEAKVPAWVIGDVVEGDRTVAWA